From one Lotus japonicus ecotype B-129 chromosome 3, LjGifu_v1.2 genomic stretch:
- the LOC130742980 gene encoding GDSL esterase/lipase At5g22810-like, with the protein MGYSSFLLISILFLTVVLNVANGQPLVPAMFLFGDSSLDVGNNNHLLTVVKANFPPYGRDFENHIPTGRFSNGKLPIDFAAETFGFTSYPPAYLNLKIKGNNLLYGANFASAGSGYSSLTSKLDGSISLNKQLEYYMEYQKELVSIAGPNASSIISGALYLIGAGTCDFMQNYFVNPLLKKLYTVDQFSDILIGYCSNFIQNLYALGARRIVLITIPPIGCFPAAITIFGLHSNECVPWMNSAALNFNKKLNTISQDCRKMLPGINLVILDTYQTLYDMVTKPSDYGFFEVRKGCCGTGVLETVLLCNHKSIGTCANASKYVFWDSIHPTEAANKILADDLIAAGKSLIS; encoded by the exons ATGGGGTACTCAAGTTTTTTGTTGATTTCTATTCTCTTTCTTACTGTGGTGCTCAATGTGGCCAATGGACAGCCTCTGGTCCCTGCAATGTTCTTATTTGGGGACTCCAGTCTTGATGTTGGTAACAACAACCACCTACTTACTGTTGTGAAAGCAAACTTCCCTCCTTATGGAAGAGACTTTGAGAATCACATTCCAACAGGAAGGTTCAGCAATGGAAAGCTTCCAATAGATTTCGCAG CTGAGACTTTTGGATTTACCTCTTACCCACCAGCTTATCTTAACTTAAAGATCAAAGGAAATAACCTCCTCTATGGTGCCAACTTTGCCTCAGCTGGATCTGGCTACTCTAGTCTTACAAGCAAACTTGAT GGTTCAATTTCATTGAACAAGCAGCTGGAATACTACATGGAGTACCAGAAGGAATTGGTGAGCATAGCCGGGCCAAATGCATCATCAATTATATCTGGTGCTTTATACCTCATTGGAGCTGGGACATGCGATTTTATGCAGAACTATTTTGTAAACCCTCTGCTTAAAAAGCTTTACACAGTTGATCAATTCTCAGACATTCTCATTGGATATTGTTCGAATTTCATTCAG AATTTGTATGCACTGGGAGCAAGAAGGATCGTTCTGATAACAATACCTCCAATAGGTTGTTTTCCTGCAGCCATCACTATCTTTGGCCTTCATAGCAACGAATGTGTGCCATGGATGAATAGTGCTGCTCTTAACTTCAATAAAAAGCTCAACACCATATCTCAGGACTGTAGAAAAATGCTTCCTGGCATCAATTTGGTGATCCTTGATACCTACCAAACTCTCTATGACATGGTGACCAAGCCTTCTGACTATG GATTTTTTGAAGTAAGGAAGGGTTGCTGTGGAACTGGCGTGTTAGAGACTGTTTTGCTGTGCAATCATAAGTCCATAGGAACATGTGCTAATGCGTCTAAATATGTATTCTGGGATAGTATTCATCCCACAGAGGCTGCAAACAAGATTTTGGCGGATGATTTGATTGCTGCTGGCAAATCCCTAATATCCTAA